A region from the Sulfitobacter sp. D7 genome encodes:
- a CDS encoding cell division protein FtsQ/DivIB yields MRSLIRRRPEAGKADPAPSRWSWRMQRLMLTPGFRFALRVGLPFTLSLLAGTIYMADEERRGTVVQAIADVRASIEERPEFMVKLMAIDGASDLLSSEIRTALPLEFPLSSFDLDLPQIREKITDIDGVRQANVRIRPGGVLQIDVTPRVPVAVWRSETGLALVDNTGAHVARIGARRDHADLPLIAGAGAANAVPEALKLIGAANVLGDRLRGLVRVGGRRWDVVLDRNQTIMLPEENALQALERVIALEGAQEVLTRDVARVDMRLAARPTLRMNEDATREWWHIRQLSGQ; encoded by the coding sequence ATGCGATCGCTGATCCGCCGCCGCCCGGAGGCTGGCAAAGCCGATCCCGCCCCCTCGCGGTGGTCGTGGCGCATGCAGCGGCTGATGCTGACGCCCGGCTTTCGCTTTGCCCTGCGCGTCGGGTTGCCTTTTACGTTAAGCCTGCTGGCAGGCACGATCTATATGGCCGACGAAGAGCGCCGCGGCACCGTGGTGCAGGCAATCGCCGATGTCCGCGCCAGCATTGAAGAGCGGCCGGAGTTCATGGTCAAGCTCATGGCCATCGACGGCGCAAGCGACCTGCTGTCGTCTGAAATTCGCACCGCGCTGCCGCTGGAATTCCCGCTGTCCTCCTTCGACCTCGACCTGCCGCAGATCCGCGAAAAGATCACCGATATCGATGGGGTCAGACAGGCCAATGTCCGCATCCGCCCTGGTGGCGTGCTGCAAATCGACGTCACCCCGCGCGTGCCTGTGGCCGTCTGGCGCAGTGAGACCGGGCTGGCGCTGGTGGACAACACTGGCGCGCATGTGGCACGGATCGGGGCACGGCGCGATCATGCGGATTTGCCCCTGATCGCCGGGGCAGGGGCCGCCAATGCGGTGCCAGAAGCGCTCAAACTGATTGGGGCCGCCAATGTTTTGGGTGACCGGCTGCGCGGCTTGGTCCGTGTCGGTGGGCGCCGCTGGGACGTGGTGTTGGACCGCAATCAGACGATCATGTTGCCTGAAGAAAACGCGCTGCAAGCGCTGGAACGGGTGATCGCGCTGGAAGGCGCACAAGAAGTCCTCACGCGGGATGTGGCGCGTGTGGATATGCGGTTGGCGGCAAGACCAACCCTCAGAATGAACGAAGATGCCACCCGCGAATGGTGGCACATCAGGCAGCTTTCCGGCCAGTAA
- a CDS encoding D-alanine--D-alanine ligase, with translation MGKSSGQTPTVAVLMGGPSAEREVSLSSGRACAAALREHGGYNVIEVEADHDLAAVLTDLQPHAVLNCLHGRWGEDGCVQGLLEWLKLPYTHSGVLASALAMDKQRSKDVFRHAGLPVVESVIAPKADVMAAHVMAPPYVVKPNNEGSSVGVYLVAEENNGPPQLSEDMPAEVMVETFAPGRELTTTVMGDRALAVTDIITTGWYDYDAKYKPGGSRHVVPADLPQEITDLCFDYARRAHVALGCKGISRTDFRWDEARGPAGLILLETNTQPGMTATSLTPEQAAACGISFPELCAWMVEDASCDR, from the coding sequence GTGGGTAAGTCGAGCGGACAAACCCCGACAGTGGCGGTATTGATGGGTGGCCCCTCGGCCGAGCGTGAGGTGTCCCTGTCCAGTGGGCGTGCATGCGCCGCTGCCTTGCGGGAACATGGCGGATATAACGTGATCGAGGTCGAAGCCGACCACGATCTTGCAGCTGTCCTGACTGATCTTCAGCCCCATGCCGTATTGAATTGCCTGCATGGCCGTTGGGGCGAAGATGGCTGTGTGCAGGGTCTGCTTGAGTGGCTCAAACTGCCTTATACGCATTCCGGCGTGCTCGCCTCGGCCCTCGCGATGGACAAGCAGCGCTCCAAGGATGTGTTCCGCCATGCGGGGCTGCCGGTCGTCGAAAGCGTTATCGCCCCCAAGGCCGATGTGATGGCAGCCCATGTGATGGCGCCGCCCTATGTGGTCAAACCCAACAACGAAGGCTCCTCGGTTGGGGTCTACCTCGTGGCCGAGGAAAATAACGGCCCGCCGCAGCTGTCCGAAGACATGCCCGCCGAGGTGATGGTCGAGACCTTTGCCCCGGGGCGTGAGCTGACCACCACCGTGATGGGCGACCGGGCGTTGGCCGTGACGGATATCATCACCACCGGCTGGTATGATTACGACGCGAAATACAAGCCCGGCGGCTCGCGCCACGTGGTGCCCGCCGATCTGCCGCAAGAGATTACCGATCTGTGTTTCGACTATGCCCGCCGCGCCCATGTGGCGCTTGGCTGCAAAGGCATCAGCCGCACCGATTTCCGCTGGGACGAGGCGCGGGGGCCTGCGGGGCTGATCCTGCTTGAGACCAACACCCAGCCCGGCATGACCGCCACCTCGCTGACGCCCGAACAGGCCGCGGCCTGCGGCATCTCGTTCCCTGAGCTTTGCGCTTGGATGGTGGAGGATGCCTCATGCGATCGCTGA
- the murB gene encoding UDP-N-acetylmuramate dehydrogenase, whose translation MMTLNIPDLRGRLTPNRALSDLTWLRVGGPADYLFQPADVEDLCLFMRRLPQGITVFPMGVGSNLIVRDGGLRAVVIRLGRGFNGIEIDGDQVTAGAAALDAHVARKAADAGLDLTFLRTIPGSIGGALRMNAGCYGSYTADHFVSAKAVTRAGEVVTLTADDLNFRYRQSDLSPGAVLIGATFAPPKGAAEELHARMEQQLAKRDESQPTKDCSAGSTFRNPAGFSSTGKADDVHDLKAWKVIDDAGMRGATVGGAQMSPKHSNFLINTGGATAHDLESLGEEVRKKVYASSGIRLEWEIKRVGEKLGDPVSQS comes from the coding sequence ATGATGACGCTGAATATCCCCGACCTGCGCGGCAGGCTGACCCCAAATCGCGCCTTGAGCGACCTGACATGGCTCCGCGTTGGCGGCCCTGCGGATTATCTGTTCCAACCCGCCGATGTGGAGGACCTGTGCCTTTTCATGCGCCGCTTGCCGCAGGGCATCACGGTTTTCCCCATGGGCGTGGGCAGCAACCTGATCGTGCGCGACGGAGGCTTGCGGGCGGTGGTGATCCGGCTGGGTCGTGGTTTCAACGGGATTGAGATCGACGGGGATCAGGTGACTGCGGGCGCGGCGGCGCTGGATGCTCATGTGGCGCGCAAGGCAGCGGATGCGGGGCTGGATCTGACCTTTCTGCGCACCATTCCCGGCAGCATCGGCGGGGCTTTGCGCATGAACGCGGGCTGTTATGGCAGCTACACGGCGGATCATTTCGTCTCGGCCAAGGCCGTGACCCGCGCGGGCGAGGTGGTGACCCTGACCGCCGATGATCTCAACTTCCGCTACCGGCAGAGCGATCTGTCGCCCGGTGCGGTGCTGATCGGGGCAACCTTTGCGCCGCCCAAAGGCGCGGCTGAGGAGCTTCATGCCCGGATGGAACAGCAGCTAGCCAAACGCGACGAGAGCCAGCCCACTAAGGACTGCAGCGCCGGGTCGACCTTTCGCAATCCGGCGGGGTTTTCCTCAACCGGGAAGGCGGACGATGTGCACGACCTGAAGGCGTGGAAGGTGATCGACGACGCCGGGATGCGTGGGGCCACCGTGGGGGGCGCACAGATGAGCCCGAAACACTCCAATTTCCTCATCAACACCGGCGGTGCGACGGCCCATGATCTAGAGTCATTGGGCGAAGAGGTGCGAAAAAAGGTTTACGCTTCAAGCGGTATAAGGCTAGAATGGGAAATTAAGCGCGTCGGTGAAAAATTGGGTGATCCGGTGTCGCAAAGCTAA
- a CDS encoding DUF2484 family protein, with protein sequence MSLSLILACFWFVIANILAMTPSKDFHWRSAYLLIAVGIPIVGFVTAQHGPWLGMLVLAGGCSVLRWPVVYFVRWLRRGAGRIKGPAE encoded by the coding sequence ATGAGCCTGTCTCTCATCCTCGCCTGTTTCTGGTTTGTGATCGCCAATATCCTCGCCATGACCCCCAGCAAAGATTTCCACTGGCGCAGCGCCTATCTGCTGATCGCCGTGGGCATCCCCATCGTTGGTTTCGTCACCGCGCAGCACGGCCCATGGCTGGGCATGCTGGTGTTGGCGGGGGGCTGTTCGGTGCTGCGCTGGCCGGTGGTCTATTTCGTCCGTTGGCTGCGCCGAGGGGCAGGGCGGATCAAGGGCCCGGCGGAATGA
- a CDS encoding DUF2484 family protein — protein MTLVWLSILWVFAAVTVAMLPLRSQYLPGVILLIAAPVLIVAIGVTHSWAFALLALLAFLSMFRNPLRYLWARLRGQKPELPK, from the coding sequence GTGACCCTCGTGTGGCTGTCGATCCTTTGGGTCTTCGCCGCCGTGACAGTGGCCATGCTGCCGCTGCGCTCTCAATACCTGCCGGGGGTGATCTTGCTGATCGCCGCACCGGTGCTGATCGTCGCCATCGGTGTGACGCATTCATGGGCCTTTGCGCTCTTGGCCCTGCTGGCTTTCCTGTCGATGTTCCGCAATCCGCTGCGTTATCTCTGGGCGCGGCTGCGGGGCCAAAAACCGGAGCTGCCGAAATGA
- the murC gene encoding UDP-N-acetylmuramate--L-alanine ligase, with product MNAAATKLPTDVGPIHFVGIGGIGMSGIAEVLLNHGYKVQGSDLKTTKITVRLAELGGRIFEGQAAENVEGAAVVVISSAIKPGNAELDEARRRGLPVVRRAEMLAELMRLKSNIAVAGTHGKTTTTTLVAELLVAGGIDPTVVNGGIIHAYGSNARMGQGEWMVVEADESDGTFNRLPATIAIVTNIDPEHMEHWGDFDTLRQGFLNFVSNIPFYGLAVCCTDHPEVQSLVGKLTDRRVMTYGFNAQADVRAVGLHYKDGVAHFDVHLQSEGMVIEDCALPMPGDHNVSNALAAVTVARHLGMKLEEIRAALGSFGGVNRRFTRVGEVDGVTIIDDYGHHPVEITAVLKAARQASEGRVIAVHQPHRYSRLSHHFDEFCACFNDADVVGIADVYAAGEEPIPGADRDGLVAGLIQHGHRHAYAVEDAEALTQLVRREARPGDMVVCLGAGTISGWANDLPEALRAAKEAAA from the coding sequence ATGAACGCCGCCGCCACCAAACTGCCGACCGATGTCGGCCCGATCCATTTCGTCGGCATCGGCGGCATCGGCATGTCGGGCATCGCCGAAGTTCTGCTGAACCACGGCTACAAGGTGCAGGGATCGGACCTGAAGACCACTAAGATCACCGTGCGGCTGGCCGAGCTAGGCGGGCGCATCTTCGAGGGGCAAGCGGCTGAGAATGTCGAAGGGGCGGCAGTGGTCGTGATCTCTTCGGCGATCAAACCGGGCAATGCAGAATTGGACGAGGCCCGCCGCCGTGGCCTGCCTGTCGTGCGCCGGGCCGAGATGCTGGCCGAGCTTATGCGGCTTAAGTCCAACATCGCCGTGGCGGGAACGCATGGCAAAACGACGACCACCACGCTGGTGGCCGAACTGCTGGTTGCGGGGGGCATTGACCCCACTGTGGTAAACGGCGGCATCATCCACGCCTATGGCTCCAACGCGCGGATGGGGCAGGGCGAATGGATGGTGGTCGAGGCGGATGAGAGCGACGGCACCTTCAACCGGCTGCCCGCAACCATCGCCATCGTCACCAACATCGACCCCGAGCATATGGAGCATTGGGGCGACTTCGACACGCTGCGGCAGGGGTTTTTGAACTTCGTCTCCAACATCCCCTTCTATGGGCTGGCGGTCTGTTGCACCGATCACCCTGAAGTGCAGTCGCTGGTGGGCAAGCTGACCGACCGCCGCGTCATGACCTATGGGTTCAACGCGCAGGCCGATGTGCGCGCGGTGGGGCTGCATTACAAAGACGGCGTGGCGCATTTCGATGTGCATCTACAATCCGAAGGCATGGTCATCGAAGACTGCGCCCTGCCAATGCCGGGCGATCACAACGTCTCGAACGCGCTGGCGGCGGTGACTGTGGCGCGGCACCTTGGGATGAAGCTGGAAGAGATCCGCGCAGCTTTGGGCAGCTTTGGCGGGGTGAACCGCCGCTTTACCCGCGTGGGCGAAGTGGACGGGGTCACCATCATCGACGACTATGGCCACCACCCGGTTGAGATTACCGCCGTCCTCAAAGCCGCGCGGCAGGCCAGCGAGGGCCGCGTGATCGCCGTGCACCAGCCGCACCGTTACTCCCGCCTGTCGCATCACTTCGACGAATTCTGCGCCTGTTTCAACGATGCCGATGTGGTGGGCATCGCCGATGTCTATGCCGCGGGCGAAGAGCCGATCCCCGGTGCCGACCGCGACGGGCTGGTCGCCGGGCTGATCCAGCACGGGCATCGCCACGCCTATGCGGTCGAGGATGCCGAGGCGCTGACGCAATTGGTCCGGCGCGAGGCGCGACCGGGCGATATGGTAGTCTGCCTTGGGGCGGGTACGATCAGCGGCTGGGCCAATGACCTGCCCGAAGCGCTGCGCGCGGCCAAGGAGGCCGCCGCGTGA
- a CDS encoding UDP-N-acetylglucosamine--N-acetylmuramyl-(pentapeptide) pyrophosphoryl-undecaprenol N-acetylglucosamine transferase, which translates to MAAPLLIIAAGGTGGHMFPAQALAEVMLKRGWRVKLSTDARGARYTGGFPEAVEISQISSATFARGGVVAKALVPFRIAAGVVRSGLNMLRDRPSVVVGFGGYPSIPALGAAWALRMPRMIHEQNGILGRVNEIFAKRVHAVACGIWPTKLPEGVQGWHVGNPVRAAVLDRAGAAYIPPGDYPMEVLVMGGSQGARILSDVVPPALAALPMNMIRNIRVSHQARDEDGQRVADYYAESGISADVRPFFDDVPRRMSEAQLVISRSGASSVADLSVIGRPSILIPFAAAAGDHQSANARGLVDAGAAIMVPERKANPEIMTDQILAVLEMPDGALQMARAALSVGKPDAAETLADMVEQLAAQGTLAPAEEENPQ; encoded by the coding sequence ATGGCCGCGCCATTGCTGATCATCGCCGCCGGGGGGACCGGTGGGCATATGTTTCCCGCGCAGGCTTTGGCCGAGGTAATGCTGAAACGCGGCTGGCGGGTGAAGCTCAGCACCGATGCTCGCGGCGCGCGCTATACCGGCGGCTTTCCCGAAGCGGTTGAGATCAGCCAGATCAGCAGCGCCACTTTCGCCCGGGGCGGCGTGGTGGCCAAGGCGCTGGTGCCGTTCCGCATCGCGGCTGGTGTGGTCCGCTCGGGGTTGAATATGCTGCGCGACCGGCCTTCGGTCGTGGTGGGCTTTGGTGGCTATCCGTCGATCCCCGCGCTTGGCGCTGCATGGGCGCTGCGGATGCCGCGAATGATCCATGAGCAAAATGGCATTCTGGGCCGGGTGAACGAAATCTTTGCCAAGCGGGTGCACGCCGTGGCCTGCGGCATCTGGCCCACGAAATTGCCCGAGGGCGTGCAGGGCTGGCATGTGGGCAATCCCGTGCGTGCGGCTGTGCTTGACCGCGCAGGGGCCGCCTATATCCCGCCGGGGGATTATCCGATGGAAGTTTTGGTGATGGGCGGCAGCCAAGGCGCGCGCATCCTGTCCGACGTGGTGCCGCCCGCGCTGGCCGCGCTGCCGATGAACATGATCCGCAACATCCGCGTCAGCCATCAGGCCCGCGACGAAGACGGCCAGCGGGTGGCAGACTACTATGCCGAGTCTGGCATCAGCGCCGATGTGCGCCCCTTCTTTGACGATGTGCCCCGCCGCATGTCCGAAGCGCAACTGGTGATCAGCCGCTCGGGTGCCTCCAGCGTGGCAGATCTGTCGGTGATCGGGCGTCCGTCGATCCTGATCCCCTTTGCCGCTGCGGCAGGTGACCACCAAAGCGCCAATGCCCGCGGTCTGGTTGATGCCGGGGCCGCGATCATGGTGCCCGAACGCAAGGCAAACCCCGAAATCATGACCGACCAAATCCTCGCGGTGCTCGAGATGCCCGATGGGGCGTTGCAGATGGCGCGGGCCGCGCTGTCGGTCGGCAAACCCGACGCGGCCGAGACATTGGCAGATATGGTCGAACAGCTTGCCGCCCAAGGCACGCTGGCCCCCGCAGAAGAGGAAAACCCCCAATGA
- the ftsW gene encoding putative lipid II flippase FtsW, with protein sequence MTEMVYGAVPVRDGEPILPKWWRTVDRWALSCVLILFAVGMLLGLAASPPLAAKNGFDAFHYVQRQAFFGGLALVAMLLTSMMSPTLVRRLAVLGFVLSFVALALLPFFGTDFGKGATRWYSLGFASFQPSEFLKPGFMVAAAWMMAAATEINGPPGKSWSFALCISIVLMLAMQPDFGQACLVLFGWGVMYFVAGAPMVLLVGMAGLVVLAGTFAYSNSEHFARRIDGFLSVDVDPTTQLGYATNAIREGGLFGVGVGEGEVKWSLPDAHTDFIIAVAAEEYGLIMVVCIIALYTVVVVRSLLRLVRERDPFIRLAGTGLACTFGVQAMINMGVAVRLLPAKGMTLPFVSYGGSSVIASGIAVGMLLAFTRSRPQGEISDILGRGRR encoded by the coding sequence ATGACAGAGATGGTCTATGGCGCGGTCCCGGTACGGGATGGTGAACCGATCCTTCCAAAATGGTGGCGTACGGTCGACCGCTGGGCTTTGTCCTGCGTGTTGATCCTGTTTGCTGTCGGCATGCTTTTGGGGCTCGCCGCCTCACCGCCCTTGGCGGCGAAAAATGGCTTTGATGCCTTTCACTATGTGCAGCGGCAGGCGTTCTTTGGCGGATTGGCGCTGGTGGCGATGCTGCTGACCTCAATGATGTCGCCGACGCTGGTGCGGCGCTTGGCGGTGCTGGGGTTTGTTCTTTCATTCGTGGCGCTGGCGCTGCTGCCCTTTTTCGGCACCGACTTTGGCAAGGGGGCGACTCGCTGGTATTCGCTGGGGTTCGCCTCGTTCCAGCCGTCTGAATTTCTGAAACCCGGTTTCATGGTGGCCGCCGCATGGATGATGGCCGCCGCCACCGAGATCAACGGCCCTCCGGGTAAGTCTTGGTCTTTTGCGCTGTGTATCTCCATCGTGCTCATGCTGGCGATGCAGCCCGACTTTGGGCAGGCCTGTCTTGTGCTCTTTGGCTGGGGCGTGATGTATTTCGTGGCCGGCGCGCCTATGGTGCTGCTGGTCGGCATGGCGGGGCTCGTCGTTCTGGCGGGCACCTTTGCCTACTCCAACTCCGAACACTTCGCGCGGCGTATCGACGGCTTTCTCAGCGTTGATGTCGATCCGACAACCCAGCTTGGCTATGCAACCAACGCCATCCGCGAGGGCGGGCTTTTTGGCGTGGGCGTTGGCGAGGGCGAGGTGAAATGGTCGCTGCCCGATGCGCATACCGACTTTATCATTGCTGTCGCCGCCGAAGAATATGGCCTTATCATGGTCGTCTGCATTATCGCCCTATATACTGTTGTGGTCGTCCGTTCGCTGCTGCGGTTGGTGCGCGAGCGTGACCCCTTCATCCGGCTGGCCGGAACCGGGCTGGCCTGCACATTCGGAGTACAGGCGATGATCAACATGGGTGTGGCAGTGCGGCTTTTGCCCGCCAAGGGCATGACCTTGCCCTTCGTGAGCTATGGTGGCTCTTCGGTGATCGCCAGCGGCATTGCCGTGGGCATGCTCCTCGCCTTTACCCGCTCGCGCCCACAGGGTGAGATCAGCGACATTCTGGGCCGGGGCCGCCGCTGA
- a CDS encoding peroxiredoxin-like family protein, with protein MTKLTAEQDFPKIDVAKLGGGTLTLGQPQEGRDWQLVVVYRGLHCPICKKYLAQLEKLQSQFHEIGVDVIAVSGDPEEKAKSMAEEDSLTLPIGYDLSLEQMADLGLYISDPRSPQETDRPFAEPATFVINDEGKLQIVDISNAPFARPELEGLLNGLKFVRDKGYPVRGTHKAA; from the coding sequence ATGACCAAATTGACCGCAGAACAGGATTTCCCGAAGATCGATGTGGCCAAACTCGGCGGCGGCACGCTGACCTTGGGCCAACCGCAAGAGGGGCGCGACTGGCAGTTGGTGGTGGTCTACCGCGGGCTGCACTGCCCGATCTGCAAAAAGTACCTCGCCCAGTTGGAAAAGCTGCAAAGCCAGTTTCATGAGATCGGTGTGGATGTGATCGCCGTTTCGGGCGACCCCGAGGAAAAGGCCAAATCCATGGCCGAAGAAGACAGCCTGACCCTGCCCATCGGCTATGATCTGAGCCTCGAACAGATGGCCGACCTTGGCCTCTACATCTCTGACCCGCGCAGCCCGCAGGAGACCGACCGGCCCTTCGCCGAACCAGCCACCTTTGTCATCAACGACGAAGGCAAGCTGCAGATCGTCGACATCTCTAACGCGCCCTTCGCGCGGCCCGAGTTGGAGGGGCTGTTGAACGGCCTCAAGTTCGTTCGCGACAAAGGCTACCCGGTGCGCGGCACCCACAAGGCCGCCTGA
- a CDS encoding NAD(P)/FAD-dependent oxidoreductase: MQVDTAIIGAGAAGMMCAAHTGGRVLVVDHAKAPGEKIRISGGGRCNFTNMYCEPQAFLSQNPHFAKSALARYTQWDFIELVDRHGIAWHEKTLGQLFCDTSAKEIIAMLRGLMQKAGVDLQLQSSASNFEKVDGHFTFDLQTPDKTVKVTARSLVIATGGKSIPKMGATGIAYDIARQFGLKVTDTRAGLVPFTFAEGRFAPLAGVATPARITAGATGFDEALLFTHRGLSGPAVLQASSYWQEGAPITVNLAPEGTLLDALRDQRQLAGRRNFTTILAQHLPSRLVDYLGQEFDLSGNLADWSDARLIAFVEALQNWQLHPGGTEGYRTAEVTLGGVDTDALSSKTMAAKDVPGLYFIGEAVDVTGWLGGYNFQWAWSSGMAAARAISG; this comes from the coding sequence ATGCAAGTTGATACAGCCATCATTGGAGCCGGAGCCGCTGGCATGATGTGCGCGGCCCACACGGGCGGGCGCGTGTTGGTGGTGGACCATGCCAAAGCGCCGGGCGAGAAAATTCGCATCTCGGGCGGCGGGCGGTGCAATTTCACCAATATGTATTGCGAGCCGCAGGCGTTTCTCAGCCAGAACCCGCATTTCGCCAAATCCGCACTGGCGCGCTATACCCAGTGGGATTTCATCGAACTGGTCGATCGCCACGGCATCGCGTGGCATGAGAAAACGCTGGGCCAACTCTTCTGCGATACCAGCGCGAAAGAGATCATCGCCATGCTGCGCGGGTTGATGCAAAAGGCCGGGGTCGATCTGCAATTGCAAAGCAGCGCCAGCAATTTTGAGAAGGTCGATGGCCACTTCACCTTTGATTTGCAAACACCTGATAAGACAGTGAAAGTTACCGCGCGCAGCCTTGTAATCGCCACCGGCGGCAAGTCGATCCCCAAGATGGGCGCGACCGGCATCGCCTATGACATCGCGCGCCAGTTCGGCCTGAAGGTGACCGATACGCGCGCCGGTCTGGTGCCTTTCACCTTTGCCGAAGGCCGCTTTGCGCCGCTGGCCGGTGTGGCGACCCCTGCGCGCATCACTGCCGGGGCCACTGGCTTTGACGAGGCGCTGCTCTTCACCCACCGTGGCCTCTCTGGCCCCGCGGTTTTGCAGGCGTCGTCTTACTGGCAAGAGGGCGCGCCGATCACGGTGAACCTTGCCCCCGAGGGCACTCTGTTGGACGCCCTGCGCGATCAAAGGCAGCTTGCGGGGCGGCGGAACTTTACCACCATCCTCGCGCAGCACCTGCCCTCGCGGTTGGTGGACTATTTAGGCCAAGAGTTTGACCTCTCAGGCAACTTGGCGGATTGGTCCGACGCGCGGCTCATCGCCTTTGTGGAGGCGTTGCAGAACTGGCAATTGCACCCCGGCGGCACCGAAGGCTATCGCACGGCTGAGGTCACTTTGGGCGGTGTGGATACCGATGCGCTCTCGTCCAAAACCATGGCGGCGAAGGACGTGCCCGGTCTCTATTTCATCGGCGAAGCGGTGGACGTGACCGGCTGGCTCGGCGGGTATAACTTCCAGTGGGCCTGGTCCTCGGGCATGGCCGCGGCGCGGGCGATTAGCGGCTAG
- the murD gene encoding UDP-N-acetylmuramoyl-L-alanine--D-glutamate ligase: MIPVQGLEGARVAVLGLGRSGLSAARALQAGGAKVSCWDDDPAARARAEREGFACVDLNTPGALDKITRLIVSPGIPHLYPAPNPVVAAALDAGVPVDNDIGLFFQSFATLAWDHYDVAPRVVAVTGSNGKSTTSALIHHILEHVGRPCQLAGNIGRGVLDLDPAVDGEVVVLELSSYQTELARALTPDVAVFTNLSPDHLDRHAGMGGYYAAKRRLFSEGGPDRAVIGVDEAEGRFLAGQMSEGPSDDRVIRISAETKLSGPGWQVFAKKGFLSEYRRGKQVGSIDLRSIQGLPGSHNHQNACAAYAACRALGLAPRVIEAAFHSFGGLPHRSQTVAEANGVRYVNDSKATNVDSAAKALAAFRNIRWICGGLEKEGGLKGLAEAQGAVRKAYVIGREAAHFAMQLTTEAEVCGTMEKAVARAAAEAEEGDVVLLAPAAASFDQYDNFERRGEDFVAQVQKALSE; the protein is encoded by the coding sequence ATGATTCCAGTACAGGGCTTGGAAGGCGCACGCGTGGCGGTGCTGGGATTGGGCCGCTCGGGCCTGAGTGCGGCACGCGCGTTGCAGGCGGGCGGGGCCAAGGTCAGCTGTTGGGACGATGACCCGGCAGCACGCGCACGGGCCGAGCGGGAGGGGTTCGCCTGTGTCGACCTCAACACCCCCGGCGCGCTTGATAAAATCACCCGGCTGATCGTCAGCCCCGGCATTCCGCACCTCTACCCCGCGCCGAACCCGGTGGTCGCCGCTGCCCTCGACGCAGGCGTGCCGGTGGACAATGACATCGGCCTGTTTTTCCAAAGTTTTGCGACACTGGCATGGGATCACTACGATGTCGCACCGCGCGTCGTGGCGGTGACCGGCTCGAACGGCAAATCCACCACTTCGGCGTTGATCCATCATATTCTTGAGCATGTCGGGCGGCCCTGCCAATTGGCGGGAAATATCGGGCGCGGGGTCTTGGACCTCGACCCTGCCGTGGATGGCGAGGTCGTGGTGTTGGAACTCAGCAGCTATCAGACCGAACTTGCCCGCGCGCTAACGCCTGATGTGGCGGTCTTTACCAATCTCAGCCCAGACCATTTGGACCGTCACGCGGGCATGGGCGGCTACTACGCCGCGAAACGTCGGCTGTTCTCCGAAGGCGGGCCAGACCGCGCGGTGATCGGTGTGGACGAGGCCGAGGGCCGTTTCCTCGCCGGGCAAATGAGCGAGGGACCAAGCGATGACCGGGTGATCCGCATCAGTGCGGAGACCAAACTCTCTGGCCCCGGCTGGCAGGTCTTTGCCAAAAAGGGGTTCTTGAGCGAATACCGCCGTGGCAAACAGGTCGGCTCGATCGATCTGCGCAGCATTCAGGGGCTGCCGGGTTCGCATAACCATCAAAACGCCTGTGCGGCCTATGCCGCCTGTCGCGCGCTTGGCCTCGCCCCGCGCGTGATCGAAGCGGCGTTCCACAGTTTCGGCGGCTTGCCCCATCGCAGCCAGACCGTGGCCGAGGCGAATGGCGTGCGCTACGTCAACGACAGCAAAGCCACCAACGTCGACAGCGCAGCCAAGGCGCTGGCCGCTTTCCGCAACATCCGCTGGATCTGCGGCGGGTTGGAGAAAGAGGGCGGGCTGAAAGGGTTGGCAGAGGCCCAAGGCGCGGTACGCAAGGCCTATGTCATTGGCCGCGAGGCCGCGCATTTCGCCATGCAGTTGACGACCGAAGCTGAAGTCTGCGGCACGATGGAGAAAGCCGTGGCGCGGGCTGCGGCAGAGGCGGAGGAAGGCGATGTTGTCCTGCTCGCCCCGGCTGCGGCGAGTTTCGATCAATATGACAATTTCGAACGGCGTGGTGAGGATTTCGTGGCGCAGGTGCAAAAGGCACTCTCGGAGTAA